A genome region from Ligilactobacillus cholophilus includes the following:
- a CDS encoding glycosyltransferase family 2 protein gives MTSEILMITTLIAIWISLFMALVVVCSATHFWLKQSKKVTEIKPLKRYPKVTIIVPAHNEDVVIKPTVEAILNLNYPADKIELLLYADNCEDNTYQVMQEVVGQPQYQGRDVTVINRHGTGSKAGVLNEAMARAKGEYLCIYDADAMPEENALHFLVEKALENPERHVAVFGRNKTRNAKQNFLTKCINQEIVVTQRIQHVGLWHLFKIGRIPGTNFIIQTKFVKSIGGWSKGALTEDTDISFKIMQSGKLIALAFNSEAFQQEPETLKAYMMQRKRWAKGNYQVVISNFKHLFDNSNWRVKLETFYYACTFFAFNLAIILSDFVFLSNIVCMGLEAFMPGIQLPFTFGERNIYLVQILLFNWLLMILLYLIQVNIAMSTQMGQATAQQVWIALAGYFTYSQLFIIISVDALSSVILDKILRRDGTKWVKMKRFND, from the coding sequence ATGACAAGTGAAATACTAATGATCACTACTTTGATAGCGATTTGGATTTCGTTGTTCATGGCGTTGGTTGTCGTTTGTTCTGCAACACACTTTTGGTTAAAGCAAAGTAAGAAAGTTACCGAAATCAAACCATTAAAACGATATCCTAAAGTAACTATTATTGTTCCTGCCCATAACGAAGATGTTGTTATTAAGCCAACGGTTGAAGCCATCTTAAACTTGAATTATCCAGCAGATAAAATCGAGTTGTTATTATACGCTGATAACTGTGAAGATAATACTTATCAAGTAATGCAAGAGGTTGTTGGTCAACCACAATATCAAGGCCGTGATGTCACTGTAATTAATCGTCATGGGACAGGAAGTAAGGCGGGAGTTTTAAATGAAGCTATGGCACGTGCTAAAGGTGAATACCTTTGTATATATGATGCTGATGCGATGCCAGAAGAAAATGCCTTACACTTCTTAGTTGAAAAAGCCTTAGAGAATCCGGAACGCCACGTGGCTGTCTTTGGACGTAACAAGACACGGAATGCTAAACAAAATTTCCTTACAAAATGTATCAATCAGGAAATTGTTGTTACTCAAAGAATCCAACACGTTGGTTTATGGCACTTATTCAAAATTGGCCGGATTCCAGGAACAAACTTTATTATTCAAACAAAATTTGTTAAAAGCATCGGTGGTTGGTCAAAAGGGGCGCTAACTGAAGATACAGATATTTCCTTCAAGATTATGCAAAGTGGGAAATTAATCGCGTTAGCCTTTAACTCTGAAGCCTTCCAACAAGAACCGGAAACACTCAAAGCCTATATGATGCAACGGAAACGATGGGCTAAAGGTAACTATCAAGTAGTTATCTCAAACTTTAAGCATTTATTCGATAATAGTAACTGGCGAGTTAAATTAGAAACATTCTATTATGCATGTACATTCTTTGCCTTTAACTTAGCAATTATTCTATCAGACTTTGTTTTCTTATCTAATATTGTCTGCATGGGCTTAGAAGCATTCATGCCAGGAATTCAATTACCATTTACATTTGGTGAACGTAATATCTATTTAGTGCAAATCCTGTTATTTAACTGGTTATTGATGATTTTACTCTATCTTATCCAAGTTAATATTGCGATGTCGACGCAAATGGGACAAGCAACGGCACAACAAGTCTGGATTGCACTTGCTGGATATTTCACTTACTCTCAATTATTCATTATCATTTCCGTCGATGCTTTAAGTTCAGTAATTCTAGATAAGATTTTACGAAGAGACGGAACCAAGTGGGTCAAGATGAAACGATTTAATGATTGA
- the hisS gene encoding histidine--tRNA ligase produces MEYQKPKGTVDILPGQSEIWEKIELNARETFHLYGYHGIRTPIFEDYNVFARNVGDTSDIVTKEMYDFNDKGNRHIALRPEGTAGTVRAYVENKLYGPEYSKPYKVYYMGPMFRYERPQSGRQRQFNQIGVEALNTESPQVDVEVISMAMNLFKKLGIKNIKLVINSLGDSESRDNYRKALINYLEPYFNELSEDSQSRLYKNPLRVLDSKDEKDQEIIKNAPSILDYLNEYSADYFEKVKELLTELNITFEVDYRMVRGLDYYTHTIFEIMSDSNAFGNKYTTVCAGGRYNGLISQLGGPDEGGIGFGMGVERLILLLNEENPDFITNNKIDLFLVSADSLGDNLAFIIVDKLRKKGIYAEKSYINSKVKTQIKEAIRKNAKYYAVIGKNECESKAIEIKESNKDNVEKVNIAELVQNPHDFLH; encoded by the coding sequence ATGGAATATCAAAAACCAAAAGGAACTGTTGACATTTTACCTGGGCAATCAGAAATATGGGAGAAAATTGAGCTTAATGCAAGAGAAACCTTTCATTTATATGGTTATCATGGAATTCGAACTCCAATTTTTGAAGATTATAACGTTTTTGCTAGAAATGTAGGAGATACATCAGATATTGTTACAAAAGAGATGTATGATTTTAATGATAAAGGTAATCGCCATATTGCTTTAAGGCCAGAGGGGACGGCAGGAACTGTAAGAGCATATGTAGAAAATAAATTATATGGCCCAGAATATTCAAAACCATACAAAGTTTATTATATGGGACCAATGTTTAGATATGAGAGACCACAATCTGGAAGACAACGTCAGTTTAATCAAATTGGAGTAGAAGCTTTAAATACAGAATCACCACAAGTAGATGTAGAAGTAATTTCAATGGCAATGAATTTATTTAAGAAGTTAGGCATTAAAAATATCAAATTAGTAATAAATTCTTTGGGCGATAGTGAATCAAGAGATAACTATCGTAAAGCATTGATTAACTATCTTGAACCTTACTTTAATGAGCTAAGTGAAGATTCACAAAGTCGTTTATACAAAAATCCTTTGCGGGTACTAGATAGTAAAGATGAGAAGGATCAAGAAATAATAAAAAATGCGCCTTCTATACTTGACTATTTAAATGAATATTCGGCTGATTATTTTGAAAAAGTAAAAGAATTACTTACAGAACTAAATATTACGTTTGAAGTTGATTATCGAATGGTACGAGGACTTGATTATTATACACATACTATTTTTGAAATAATGTCAGATTCTAATGCCTTCGGAAATAAATACACTACTGTTTGTGCTGGTGGACGGTATAATGGGCTAATTTCACAATTAGGTGGTCCAGATGAAGGTGGTATTGGTTTTGGAATGGGAGTTGAACGGTTAATTTTACTCTTAAATGAAGAAAATCCTGATTTTATAACCAATAATAAGATCGATTTATTTTTAGTATCTGCAGATAGTTTAGGTGATAATTTAGCATTCATAATAGTAGACAAATTACGAAAAAAAGGAATTTATGCTGAAAAATCATATATAAATAGTAAAGTAAAAACTCAAATTAAAGAGGCAATTAGAAAAAATGCAAAGTATTATGCTGTAATTGGAAAAAATGAATGTGAAAGTAAAGCTATTGAAATAAAAGAATCTAATAAAGATAATGTAGAAAAAGTTAATATAGCGGAATTAGTTCAAAATCCCCATGATTTTCTGCATTAG
- a CDS encoding glycosyl hydrolase family 8 gives MKKSYNRLIILPFITIVVLVLSILYLRSSSQRQLSTSYYEQWEHTYIKETDHGKSAYIDSQPKAKHPVSISEGHGYGMLICALEGKKGKVSQQEFEKLNNYYLNHRMDSTALMSWKQIIYKNKIKDEKNNATDGDIYIAYALIQAAKAWPDSKDKYLGEAKAILNDIFKYNYNDELKILTVGNWAGKDSKYYNMIRTSDVMPVQFDAFYHTTHDKRWLEVKASMLGHLKQLSDQHKSGLVPDFAWVTEDSAKPVGPNTVASKYDGEYYYNACRVPYNLARAEDEESKAILNKMMDYFLSKNRIYAGYYLNGKIIDRHQSRTFGAPILFAAICNKKQYDKLFEQEKFILMEPISRNNYYEAVLTVLVAV, from the coding sequence TTGAAAAAATCATACAATCGACTAATTATCCTACCATTTATTACGATAGTAGTATTAGTTTTAAGTATTTTGTATTTAAGAAGTAGTAGTCAAAGACAACTTAGTACGAGTTACTATGAACAGTGGGAACATACATACATTAAAGAAACAGATCATGGGAAGAGTGCATATATTGACTCTCAACCCAAAGCTAAACATCCAGTTTCAATTTCCGAGGGACACGGATATGGGATGTTGATATGCGCTCTTGAAGGTAAGAAGGGAAAGGTTTCGCAACAAGAATTTGAGAAACTCAACAACTATTACCTTAATCACCGCATGGATTCAACTGCTTTAATGTCATGGAAACAAATAATTTACAAAAACAAAATCAAAGATGAAAAGAATAACGCTACTGATGGTGACATCTATATTGCTTATGCTTTGATTCAAGCAGCTAAGGCTTGGCCTGATTCAAAAGATAAATATCTCGGCGAAGCTAAAGCCATTCTAAATGATATTTTTAAATATAACTATAATGATGAATTAAAAATCCTAACCGTTGGTAACTGGGCAGGTAAAGATTCTAAGTACTATAACATGATTAGAACTTCAGATGTTATGCCAGTTCAATTTGATGCATTCTACCACACTACACATGATAAACGTTGGTTAGAAGTAAAAGCATCAATGTTAGGTCATCTAAAACAACTTAGCGACCAACATAAATCTGGATTAGTACCAGACTTTGCCTGGGTAACAGAAGATTCAGCTAAACCAGTTGGTCCTAATACTGTTGCTTCAAAATATGACGGTGAATATTATTACAATGCTTGTCGTGTTCCTTATAACTTAGCACGTGCAGAAGATGAAGAATCTAAAGCTATCTTGAATAAGATGATGGATTATTTCCTTTCTAAAAACCGTATCTATGCCGGTTATTACTTGAATGGAAAAATCATCGATCGTCATCAATCAAGAACTTTCGGTGCTCCAATCTTATTTGCTGCCATCTGCAATAAGAAACAATATGACAAACTTTTTGAACAAGAAAAATTCATCTTAATGGAACCAATTTCACGTAACAACTATTACGAAGCTGTATTAACAGTTTTAGTTGCTGTGTAA
- a CDS encoding calcium-translocating P-type ATPase, PMCA-type, which yields MKSKFYQMTAQEVMQQLGTTSQGLTSQEAQQRQQKDGKNVLQAKKHTTLLQKFISQFKDLMIVILIVAAIVAMLAGEVSDALIILVVILLNALFGVFQEAKAENAIDALQEMTTPTSRVRRNGTVIQIKSEDLVPGDIVLLEAGDIVPADVRFISSQNLKIEEAALTGESVPVEKNTQVIEEDNPPLGEQHNLGFMNTSVTYGTAEAVVTSIGMKTQVGHIASMLNDVDNALTPLQKNITHLSKVLSVLILVIAIIILVFGIITGRESVLDMLLTAISLAVAAIPEGLPAIVTITLALGTQKMAKRQALVRKLPAVETLGATEIIASDKTGTLTQNKMTVEKFYQNGQLIDAQDFKADMTAKLPEIMILANDSQQTPDGLVGDPTETALIQYFYDHHDKVATVENHFKRVGSIPFDSERKLMSAIVKDRDDQCYVMTKGAVDELLQRVTKILDHGQVREFTADDKAKILAVNKQLASEALRVLSYAYRPLTSVDADFTSENYEKDLIFVGLTGMIDPQRPEVAAAVKEAKEAGIRPLMITGDHKDTARAIAIRLGIIAPDDTQGVITGHELDQMSDKELRKNITKYSVFARVAPEHKVRIVKAWQSHGKIVAMTGDGVNDAPALKTADIGVGMGITGTEVSKNASDIVLADDNFATIIVAVKEGRKVFANIQKAIQYLLSANLGEVLTLSMMTFLGWTIFAPVQILWINLVTDTFPAIALGVEPSEKGVMKRKPRGKNSTFLSNGVGSSIIYQGILEGLITLGVYWYALHFPFHHTSAAIHADALTMAYVTLGLLQLFHAFNCKSLHGTIFNRNIFNNKFFNWSILVSALLLAATIFIPGFNQTFHVTQLAAQQWIVVLIAGILLVTIVEIVKLIQRKTVAKNG from the coding sequence TTGAAATCGAAATTTTATCAAATGACAGCCCAGGAAGTTATGCAACAATTAGGAACTACTTCCCAAGGACTTACAAGTCAGGAAGCACAACAACGTCAACAAAAAGACGGTAAAAATGTACTTCAGGCGAAAAAACATACAACCTTATTGCAAAAATTCATTTCTCAATTCAAAGATTTGATGATCGTCATCTTGATTGTCGCTGCCATCGTTGCGATGCTTGCTGGCGAAGTTTCAGATGCATTGATCATCTTAGTTGTTATTCTATTAAATGCCCTCTTCGGCGTTTTCCAAGAAGCCAAAGCAGAAAATGCGATTGACGCCCTTCAAGAGATGACAACACCAACTTCGCGAGTTCGTCGCAATGGAACAGTGATTCAGATCAAAAGTGAAGATCTTGTTCCTGGTGATATCGTCTTGCTTGAAGCCGGTGATATTGTTCCTGCTGATGTCCGTTTTATCTCTAGTCAAAACCTAAAAATTGAAGAAGCCGCGTTAACAGGTGAATCAGTCCCTGTTGAAAAAAATACCCAAGTAATTGAAGAAGATAACCCACCATTGGGAGAGCAACACAACCTTGGTTTCATGAACACCAGTGTTACTTATGGAACGGCAGAGGCAGTTGTAACCTCAATTGGAATGAAAACTCAAGTGGGACACATTGCTTCAATGCTTAACGATGTGGATAACGCCTTAACTCCATTACAAAAGAACATTACTCATTTAAGTAAAGTTTTAAGTGTATTGATTTTAGTAATTGCGATTATCATTCTTGTCTTTGGAATCATTACTGGTCGTGAATCAGTCTTAGATATGTTGCTAACAGCAATCTCACTTGCAGTAGCCGCAATTCCAGAAGGATTACCTGCAATTGTTACTATCACCTTAGCACTGGGAACACAAAAAATGGCTAAACGCCAAGCACTTGTGCGGAAACTCCCTGCAGTTGAAACTCTTGGTGCTACTGAAATCATCGCTTCTGATAAAACAGGAACATTGACGCAAAACAAAATGACTGTTGAAAAATTCTATCAAAACGGTCAGTTAATTGATGCTCAAGATTTCAAAGCAGATATGACTGCTAAATTGCCAGAAATCATGATTTTAGCTAACGATAGCCAACAAACTCCAGATGGACTTGTCGGTGATCCAACTGAAACAGCATTGATTCAATACTTCTATGATCATCATGATAAAGTTGCTACTGTTGAGAATCACTTCAAACGAGTGGGTTCAATTCCATTTGATTCAGAACGTAAATTAATGTCGGCAATCGTTAAAGATCGCGATGACCAATGTTACGTAATGACTAAAGGAGCAGTTGATGAATTGCTTCAACGTGTAACTAAAATCTTAGATCATGGTCAAGTACGTGAATTTACCGCAGATGATAAAGCAAAAATTTTAGCAGTAAACAAACAACTTGCGAGTGAAGCTCTACGTGTTCTAAGTTATGCTTACCGGCCATTAACAAGTGTAGATGCTGATTTCACTTCTGAAAACTACGAAAAAGATTTAATTTTTGTAGGATTAACAGGGATGATAGATCCACAACGTCCAGAAGTCGCTGCCGCAGTCAAAGAAGCTAAAGAAGCTGGAATTCGTCCATTAATGATTACTGGAGACCACAAAGATACTGCACGTGCAATCGCTATTCGTTTAGGGATTATTGCTCCTGATGATACACAAGGTGTCATCACAGGACATGAACTTGATCAGATGTCAGACAAAGAGTTACGCAAAAACATTACTAAATACTCTGTCTTTGCACGAGTTGCACCCGAACATAAAGTAAGAATCGTTAAAGCTTGGCAATCACATGGGAAGATTGTTGCGATGACTGGTGACGGTGTCAATGATGCTCCAGCCCTTAAAACCGCTGATATCGGTGTCGGAATGGGAATTACCGGAACTGAAGTTTCTAAAAATGCATCTGATATTGTCTTAGCTGATGATAACTTTGCAACAATCATCGTAGCGGTTAAGGAAGGTCGTAAAGTCTTTGCTAACATCCAGAAAGCAATTCAATACTTACTTTCTGCTAACTTAGGTGAAGTCTTAACGCTTTCGATGATGACATTCCTTGGATGGACAATTTTTGCTCCAGTCCAAATTTTATGGATCAACCTAGTAACCGATACTTTCCCTGCAATTGCTTTAGGAGTTGAACCAAGTGAGAAAGGCGTCATGAAACGCAAGCCACGTGGCAAAAATTCAACTTTCCTATCCAACGGTGTTGGTTCAAGTATCATTTATCAAGGAATCCTTGAAGGTTTGATTACACTTGGCGTTTACTGGTATGCGTTACATTTCCCATTCCATCACACAAGCGCTGCAATTCATGCCGATGCGTTAACGATGGCATATGTAACGTTAGGATTATTACAACTCTTCCATGCATTTAACTGTAAGTCATTACATGGAACGATTTTCAACCGTAACATTTTCAACAACAAGTTCTTTAACTGGTCAATCCTAGTTTCAGCATTATTACTAGCTGCAACGATCTTTATTCCAGGATTTAACCAAACATTCCATGTTACTCAATTAGCAGCTCAACAATGGATTGTGGTTCTCATTGCTGGAATCTTATTAGTAACAATTGTTGAAATTGTCAAATTAATTCAACGTAAAACAGTTGCTAAAAATGGCTAA
- the hdcC gene encoding histidine-histamine antiporter, producing the protein MNDKATTKKDAGKLGLIGLIALAVSAMVGSGVFDLPKNMSQVAGLDAQVLAWITTGIGIWFIAEMFVILSDVHPELKAGLYKYGEVGFGPFVGFFTAWGYFVCECFANVAYAVLVMSTLDYFFPGTFTGGSNWPSVIGASIITWLITALVLRGVEVSSTVQKVATAIMLSVMVIFLATVAVHFNPHTFTLNATATHAVSSVSDKPLGSVTSQLLNTMMITLWLFGGIEGAVVMSGKARDPKQVPKATVIGFIICLALFALTGILSLGAYSYGQLANMTSPSTAYILTSLWHNNLGRDLITFGLLVAVFSSWISWVQMLSELPQHAAEEDHAFPQIFAKKSKRNVPIVSVLVATVIMQIIIIFAHFDNNAYQMLLTITGTMTVAPYMVSAMYLIKIGAKKDLFPDNTKHKRVNGLIIGILAFLYTVIMGLAAGIKYIAISFIVYAIGIPVYIWARKEQHEKKIFNIGELIFAIIIVIVAIIGFFVLIK; encoded by the coding sequence ATGAATGACAAAGCAACAACTAAAAAAGATGCTGGTAAATTAGGCTTAATTGGTTTAATTGCATTAGCAGTTAGTGCAATGGTTGGTAGTGGGGTTTTTGATTTACCAAAAAACATGTCACAGGTTGCAGGACTAGATGCCCAAGTTTTAGCATGGATCACTACAGGAATTGGAATATGGTTTATTGCTGAAATGTTTGTAATCTTAAGTGATGTTCATCCTGAATTAAAAGCCGGACTATACAAATATGGGGAAGTTGGTTTTGGTCCATTTGTTGGTTTCTTTACAGCATGGGGATATTTTGTTTGTGAATGTTTTGCTAATGTTGCTTATGCGGTATTAGTAATGAGTACACTTGACTACTTCTTCCCAGGTACATTTACCGGTGGTAGTAATTGGCCTTCAGTAATTGGAGCATCAATTATTACATGGTTAATAACTGCATTAGTTTTACGCGGAGTTGAAGTTTCAAGTACAGTACAAAAAGTTGCAACTGCAATTATGTTATCTGTTATGGTTATTTTTCTAGCAACTGTTGCTGTACATTTTAATCCACATACTTTTACTTTAAATGCTACTGCTACACATGCAGTAAGTTCTGTAAGTGATAAACCATTAGGAAGTGTCACTTCACAATTACTCAATACAATGATGATCACATTATGGCTATTTGGTGGTATTGAAGGAGCAGTTGTTATGTCTGGGAAAGCAAGAGATCCTAAACAAGTTCCAAAGGCAACAGTAATTGGATTTATTATTTGTTTAGCATTATTTGCTTTAACAGGAATTTTATCATTAGGTGCATATTCATATGGCCAATTAGCAAATATGACATCACCATCAACAGCATATATTTTAACTTCATTATGGCATAACAATTTGGGACGTGACCTAATTACATTTGGCTTGTTAGTTGCGGTATTTTCAAGTTGGATTTCATGGGTTCAAATGTTATCAGAATTACCACAACATGCTGCTGAAGAAGATCATGCATTTCCACAAATATTTGCTAAAAAATCAAAAAGAAATGTCCCAATTGTATCTGTACTTGTAGCTACTGTAATTATGCAAATTATCATTATCTTTGCTCATTTTGATAATAATGCATATCAAATGTTATTAACTATTACAGGTACAATGACGGTCGCACCATATATGGTAAGTGCAATGTACTTAATTAAAATTGGTGCTAAGAAAGATTTATTCCCAGATAATACAAAGCATAAACGTGTTAACGGATTAATTATTGGAATTTTAGCATTTTTATATACAGTGATTATGGGGTTAGCTGCAGGAATTAAATATATTGCAATTTCATTCATCGTATATGCTATCGGAATTCCAGTATATATTTGGGCAAGAAAAGAACAACATGAGAAAAAAATCTTTAATATTGGGGAGCTAATATTTGCGATTATTATTGTAATCGTTGCTATAATCGGATTTTTTGTTCTAATAAAATAA
- the hdcA gene encoding histidine decarboxylase, pyruvoyl type produces MAKIDLTLNKQGIDRIAISPYTKYSRGYMEPGNIGNGYVTGLKVDAGVRDKSGDDVLDGIVSYDRAETKNAYIGQINMTTASSFTGPQGHVIGYDILRNPEVDSAKPLFTVKQWDGSSLPIYDAKPLQDALVEYFGVEKERRHYPAPGSFIVCANKGVTAERPKEDQPLKPGQGYGVWSAIAISFAKDPEKNSSMFIEDAGVWETPNEDELLEFLDGRRNAIAKSIAECGADAETSFESSWIGFAHTMMKPGQIGNAITVGPYFSLPVDSIPNGSILTPDKDMEIMEQLSLPEWLDKMQYESLIKKYNVKY; encoded by the coding sequence ATGGCTAAAATAGATTTAACATTAAACAAACAAGGAATTGATAGAATTGCAATTAGTCCATATACAAAATATTCACGTGGATATATGGAACCTGGAAACATTGGTAATGGTTATGTAACAGGATTAAAGGTTGATGCAGGTGTACGAGACAAATCAGGCGATGATGTCTTAGATGGAATCGTCTCATATGATCGTGCTGAAACTAAAAATGCATATATTGGTCAAATAAATATGACTACAGCTTCAAGTTTTACAGGACCACAAGGCCATGTAATTGGATATGATATTTTAAGAAATCCAGAGGTGGATTCTGCTAAACCATTATTTACAGTTAAACAATGGGATGGTAGTAGTTTACCAATTTATGATGCAAAACCACTTCAAGATGCATTAGTAGAATATTTTGGAGTAGAAAAGGAAAGACGTCATTATCCTGCTCCAGGAAGTTTTATTGTATGTGCTAATAAAGGTGTTACAGCAGAACGTCCTAAGGAAGATCAACCATTAAAACCTGGACAAGGTTATGGAGTTTGGTCAGCAATTGCTATTTCTTTTGCTAAAGATCCAGAAAAGAATTCAAGCATGTTTATTGAAGATGCAGGAGTATGGGAAACTCCAAATGAAGATGAATTGTTAGAATTCTTAGATGGTAGAAGAAATGCCATTGCTAAATCTATTGCTGAATGTGGAGCGGATGCAGAAACTTCATTCGAAAGCTCATGGATTGGTTTTGCACATACAATGATGAAACCAGGACAAATTGGAAATGCAATAACAGTAGGACCATACTTCTCCTTACCAGTTGATTCTATTCCAAATGGTTCAATTTTGACACCAGATAAAGATATGGAAATTATGGAACAACTATCCTTGCCTGAATGGCTTGATAAAATGCAATATGAATCACTTATAAAGAAATATAATGTTAAATATTAA
- a CDS encoding peroxiredoxin, translating into MNYIGKEIDDFKVDALYKNDTITVTKKDMLGHWSILLFYPADFSFICPTELEALEGLYDKFKAAGAEIYSCSEDTKFVHKAWKDASPEIAKIEYPMLADPAGKLARAFDVLNEDSGQAYRGVFIIDPDGVIQSYTINNMGIGRNADEMLRTLEAAQFVREHGDQVCPVNWKPGEKTLKPGLDLVGKL; encoded by the coding sequence ATGAACTATATTGGGAAAGAAATAGATGATTTTAAGGTAGATGCTCTTTACAAGAATGACACAATTACAGTTACTAAGAAAGATATGTTAGGTCACTGGAGCATTTTACTTTTTTATCCTGCTGATTTTTCATTTATCTGTCCAACAGAACTTGAAGCTCTTGAAGGACTTTATGATAAATTCAAGGCAGCAGGTGCTGAAATTTACTCATGTTCAGAAGATACCAAATTTGTCCACAAAGCATGGAAAGATGCCTCACCTGAAATTGCTAAAATTGAATATCCAATGTTAGCTGATCCAGCAGGTAAACTTGCACGTGCCTTTGATGTATTGAATGAAGATTCAGGTCAAGCATACCGTGGAGTATTTATTATTGATCCTGATGGCGTTATTCAATCATATACAATCAATAACATGGGAATTGGTCGTAATGCTGATGAAATGTTGAGAACACTCGAAGCTGCTCAATTCGTCCGTGAACATGGTGATCAAGTTTGTCCTGTAAACTGGAAGCCAGGCGAAAAAACATTGAAGCCAGGTTTGGATTTAGTTGGAAAACTTTAA
- the hdcB gene encoding histidine decarboxylase maturation protein HdcB: MNGNRILQEIPDKINQVIVDVENNKQILCAIGRNKIYLIKANILQNKKREHIVDVDFISGVPNGKLKIKFDNGEIWNFTNIIKGRVFDFKQELMPGKINEAGYDNTIRGEFPQLLDLDHAEEIDKLRRYMQSGFISHYEYDDCNPVYPKAGK, translated from the coding sequence ATGAATGGTAATAGGATATTACAAGAGATACCAGATAAAATTAATCAAGTAATAGTTGATGTAGAAAATAATAAGCAAATTTTGTGTGCTATTGGTAGAAATAAAATTTATTTAATTAAAGCTAACATCTTGCAAAATAAGAAAAGGGAACATATAGTTGATGTTGATTTTATAAGTGGTGTTCCAAATGGAAAATTAAAAATCAAATTTGATAATGGTGAGATTTGGAATTTTACTAATATTATCAAAGGAAGAGTTTTTGATTTTAAACAAGAACTAATGCCTGGAAAAATTAATGAAGCAGGCTATGATAATACTATTCGTGGTGAATTTCCACAATTATTAGATTTGGATCATGCTGAAGAAATCGATAAATTAAGACGATATATGCAAAGTGGATTTATAAGTCATTATGAATATGATGATTGTAATCCAGTTTATCCCAAAGCAGGAAAATAA